GTTAATTCTGATGGTAGAACAATTGGCGGCCACAATAAAGAAATGCATTTAGTAGTTTACAATAAGTATCATTTAATCCTCCAatggtattttttattttattttattgttttagtaatGTGTCGCTTTTAACTTCCATCgtcatttttgttaatttttagtGCAAATGTTTTTTCCACTAATGAGTAGTGACATGGTATTCCATTACATATTCAatcgaagaaaaaaatcaaatcaaattagcTAACAATAGTGTTTTCTGTCGCTTACATGATGAAAAAAACCTAGCTCTcaatattgataatatattcGACTAAAATGATTAGTACCAAGATTTAGATGATTAATAAGTTTTAGAAAGATTTGTGACATTGATTTGGGTCGAATAGTGTTGTTGTGGTCttatttatgaaaagaaaaaccaaacatatatgaTTTCTttcgacaaaaagaaaattactaaGATTATGTACAGTGGAGGTGTTGAATTATAAATTCAACTATTAACTTCATATAATGAGGGtgttgaaaaaagaaaaaaatctagggAGATTTGCACTCAGACACACTTTCTGTAAAAGTATGTTCATTTAACACACTTTCTGTCCATGGAGCACTCCTTTACCAAGTTTTCTGCTGTTCACATAATTTATAAACTATTTTAACTTTCATCATGTAAGTTGAGGTATaactagagagagaaaaactgtttgtattacaaataataagaaCCATTGGATTGAAACTATTAGTTAAAATTCAATGAATAAGATTTTCtgtcatatttttttctattattcacttttttttctcctactttctttgtaatcactttatttaattattatgacatatatttttgattttgtttttatgattgattataattttattttttctacattttaagatccattatactatatttaaaatgaataattataatatatattatccaattataatggaatatttgttgattgttatgtgtggatgctaaaaatatcttattatgtggatacttatttgtgAATACTatacttattctaaaatcaagtccacatggacgatgagttatacacgtccactaaaaactacttaTGTTTAggtgaagtagtcattgttaactatcaaacaatgttaacctcatcatatccccaAAAAACCTAAGCATGGAACCgttcatcatatcatatcctaAACTCAAAATCAGAAACCTCTAAGCCCTAAGCCCTAATccctaaaccctataccctaaacctctaagccctaaaccctaaagcctaaatcctaaactataaaccttaaccttagatcataatagtaatcataaatttaatttcatagcaattttaacaaatataaccaaatatgaagatcttttactacaaaacatgaaattgacccAGCCCGACCTATAAACCATGAACCTTAAACTAGGCCAAATTTTTGACTacttgcattacattctttataaatttccaaatttattgatattgttcgtgattatgtggatggttaacatgCATAGATGGATACTTATTTTGGATGACCAATTAATCAAACAACTTGTGGTTTGGTAAAGTAGTCATGGTTAACTATCAAtcgattttaatatttcatgtccataaaatcaagtccacatggatgagttatacacgtccacaaaaaactatttgtgttttggtgaagtagtcattgttaactatcaaacaattttaacctcatcatatcccctaaaaatCTAAGCATGAAGCCGTTCATTATATCCTATactaaacctcaaaccctaaaccctaaacctttaaaccctaaaccctaaaccctaaaccttaaaccctaaaccctaaaccttaaaccataaaccctaaatcttaaatcctaaaccctagagtctaaaccctaaagcctaaatcctaaactttataccttaaccttagatcataaaccatgatcataaatttaatttcatagcaattttaacaaatgtagtcAAACTGAAgattttttactagaaaacatgaaattgacctaccccaaccagtaaatcctaaaccttaaattAGGCCAAATTTTTTACTCCTTGTcttacattctttataaatttcaaattcattgatgttgttcactattatgtggatggttaacatgCATGGATAGatacttatttttggatgatcagagaaaaaacatatgaatacctaattaattaagaaaattgtgGTTTGATAAAGTAGTCatggttaactatcaaacaattttaatctttcatgtccataaaatcaagtccacatggacgatAAGTTATACAtgtccactaaaaactacttttgttttggtgaagtagtcattgttaactatcaaacaattttaacctcatcataccctaaatcctaaactttagatCTTAAACTATAAtcagaaatttaattttatagcaattttaacaaatgtagccaaatttgaagtttttttactagaaaacatgaaattgacctaCCCCAACCTGTAAACCCTGAACCTTAAATTATgccaaaattttgacttcttgtattagattttttataaattttcaaatttattgatgttgttcttaaccggtaaaaaaagatttggaaatTATATTACTGGTTTTTGTGCTAGAAACACTTGGAATCCGGCGCTCAATCCTTTGAGCTTAAGAGAAAGATTTCATTGAAAAAACTCTATAACCAAGTGTTAACTAGAATTATCCATCTAAACATGTCCACATGTTCATGATTTGTATGACATAATACACTATTTTGCTTATttcattttgaaaatatttctgcttttctctaacaaaaattatatatttttgtgccTACACTTTCcaactaacaaaaattatatatttatttaaataatgaaagagagataaaagaatgaaaaagaaacatgtgAATTGGGTAACTAGAGAGAGATTTATAGTTTGATGGCATTGTTGTAAATCGAGTTATAGTGAAAGGATATGATAGTTAATAGACATAGAGAAAATGTCCAAATAGTAGAAAGTGTGTGACATGAcaaatacttttgaaaaaagCGTGTTAGAGTGcaaatattctaaaaatctATGTGGATTAAACCATATTGAAATCAACATGTTGATAAACAAAAATGGAGACCACTAGGACATATGATGCATTATTATTGGTTGTTAAAATTCTTTATACTTTtgaccaaaattttttttttatacttttaatttcaTCCTAACTATTTGACAtcatttaatttatagtaatcagaattttatattttattttgctttacatcagaatttattatttttcatactctataaatagagacttgttttattttatttgaacatataaaataaaataataaaataaagaaagtaaGGTGGTTGAagtttattaaacaaaaccattgtAGATGATAAAAATTGAATGAGTGTTGAATTATTAGGTGGaggaaagagatgatgatgtggagtgttaaaaagtaaaaagtagggtgttgaaaaaaaaaccaatgtaCATAGTTTTAAGTATTGAATTTggttccttttatttttttggtttgattgattTAGTTGAATTGGGTCAAGAATTTTCTATCTATcgtagtatttttgcagcagtttttgctcaaaaatactttttggaaagtttttacatttaatgcattgattttaatattatttaccaaaacttcaaaattaattataggtaagattttaaaaaataaataaatctttctacctcattcaaacataaatatatgattccttttcatttttatttgaatttttatttaaattattttgaattattctataatacatttagttaataaaaatttgtgattttttcctgcatatgatgtaatacaaaaattttaaaacggacaaatattactcaatagataaataaaaaaatacgggtacaatatcccacattgtcTAAAAGAATTGGGCAATGGTTCAgaatcatactataaaagagaccaaaatgattctgaatacaaatgagtagaaagatTGATTTATGAGgtattcaaactttaaaaacttttatttggtttattcaggttctttattttaaagatttttaaaaggttaaatatgataaatattatattgtagatacacaataaatattaaaaattaagattatatagtgtgagttaaaatatctcgagACATGGTTATATAGTGGGACaagttttatcgatatttatataaattaaaaaatatcattaattcggtgtaACAgtggtaaaacatcatttcattatattGTTAACACTGtcggtatcagagaatagacatatctaattaaattgattaaataaatattatgtaaaataaattatattgcggtattatatagtttatttaacaattattatataactataacatatataaccaacaaatacaacttataattgaaatatttttattataaataatttttcccCGCGGTGTatcgcgggtcctaatctagttatggtataaaataaaacacttgAAAAATTGAgtactttttttaatatacaatttGTAACTCTTTTAAGgtattgaattatttttacacaaagttatttttttctcacaatAAATAACAAACTTGTAATGGATTTTTTAGATAATATAGCATTAATTCATGGGTTGttgattataattatattatttcatgGGTTATTATTCTTGCTAACTAGTTCTTTTAATGAATTATCTTCACCATGGAGAATTAGAGCACCCCAATTGATTCTTCCTGTAGAAGCTTCAGTCAGTTCACCACGAGCATTTGGGCTATGAGCCAGAAGCACATTGTACCCATCGGTGACCAATCTCTTGACTATCAAAGCTATCCATATGTCATTAGAAATAAGTAGtaaattgactatttttttgcTCGATACACCATTCTATCATTATTTTCATTGATCCAGACATCTACATAGCCTTTATTGGGTCTTTTCTTACGCGTAAGAGGAACAACAACAGAGATATTAATTTCCCTTTCCTTCATTTTtctcttagttttttttgtaaaggtGCCCCTCCGTACACATCCTAAAATGTCATCTTCGATATCTAGATAGCCAAGGCTTCTAAAACCCCTCTTTATATTCTCTCTTATCTGGAATATTTTAACACTAGTGGAAAAAGGGATGTTCTCGGATCCCATATAACCTAGAATTGGCACATAAAAAACGGATATAAGTTTAAAAACAATAGCATATGTTAGTTTTTTCATTCTTtacttaaaaaggaaaaaatctcaaaatctaatTTGATCATACTCTCATGTAGGTAGgtgaatttattttatatacaacatCGACAACAccaaaacataagaagaaatatataaataaaaaaattctcattattataatctaaaaaaaaaatcaaaatccaaacttaagaaaaaaaaagtactctCACACTTTGATATCTCCGCCTTCTTCTCCTAAAAGTCAATTGTACTGAAATTTCGATTTTAATTTATCTGATCTCTCTCCCTCCGGCTACCCGATGCAAACTATGTCTCAGTCTAGTATGTCATAAGGATTCTAATGGCGATGGTATTAGTGGCAGAGGCAGCATAGAACCATGTGATCATTTCACAACCATGAATTTTATAACAACAGTTTAAGttatgtaaaaatatcaaataaaatataaaatcaacatctgaaaaattatttaaaatttcatatattttttatacccGCGTAAATTACGCGAACtttatctactatatatataagccATTATTTTactattgtaatatttttttaagcaaattacatatccatatataaatatatatatgccattattttattattatattatagcCCAATGATCACCAACGAAATATAACAACTCTAATACATTTTATACTTAAGTCTCTCTGGAGATTTGAACATCACATCCATGAGGAAACATAAGCATATAACTTCGAGTTACTGTGATCTCTGCCTTCATTGACCACCTGCAAACCAAATAAATCTAAGTAATGAGTTTgacataatttaaaactatataaattcaGAGTCATAAGGTGATAAAAGCAGACCTATAACTACACAAATGGTGGATAAATATAGCCATCAGCATCTTAGCAAAGTAAGCTCCTACACAGAGTCTAGGACCAGCACCAAACGGAACGTAATTCTTCGAGAGTATCGCATCCACATCTTTTCCCTGTTAATAAAGTTAGGTACatgtgaaaattttgaatttgattagtGGATTAGGAAGCAAATAGTTAATAATAAAGATCATATTTGAATCACCTTCCAACGCCATGGATTAAATACTAAAGGATCCTCGTACTTTTCTGGATTAAAATGGACACTTGGGTAGCCCATGAAGTTCCAACCCGCTGGAATTGTATAATCACCTACTTTGATGTCATGATCAGGTTTCCTAAGTATTACAGGTACTGTGGTTGAGATCCTAAGAGACTCATTAATCACCTGAAACAAAGTACcgtacatgtgtgtgtgtgtgtgagctATTAAAATGTACATGATTTTAAATTATCTTATCACTTTATCCATGATTTTGGAACACACTTACCATATTGGTGAAAGTCATGGATTTATAGTCTTCCCATGTTAGGCCGGACTGCTTGGCACTCTTATCTCCAACAATTCTTGCATGCTCTCTTTGAAGCTCTTGCATGACTTCAAGATTTTCGCTTATAAGTTTAATTGTAACCGCGAGAATCCGTGGTGTTGTTTCATTAGCAATCAGAAAGAAAGTATATATGTACTCGATCACATTATCCATATTCATTATTTCCTTTCCTCTATCGTTTTCTCCAAATATGATCTTAAAGAATTCTCCGAACTCCTCTCCTGATGCTCTCTTCTTCAACACTTCCTCTTTTAGTAACTTCTTCATCGTTTTTCTTGCCTGCCACAAAACATAATTATCACAGCTTTCATTATAAGCATAtacctatatgtatatatatatatatatatatatatatatatatatatatagtattgatAAGAGCACTCATTACTTGCCTTCATCATATTATAGACACCAATCCCAGGAATATTGAAAGGGAACCGAAACCAACCACTCGGAAAATATCTCCAACAAAGTGCAAGTTGTTTTGCCGCCTCTGGTTCCATCTCACCCATAACTTTCTTTGCAAGGCACTCAATTATGATCTGTAGCGGTTAATAATACAAATACTTGTGAGTTGACCATGTATCCTATATACCTTATCTACTTTATTTAATATTGTCAAGAGAAAGGCATCATAAAGTTGATCAATTATTTTTACCTTGCTTGCTGTTTCCTTAACGTCAAGAGTTCCATTCCTAGCTTCTTCACCCATGTATGTACGAATCAAGATATCGATATCTGCCAATATCCTCAATTTTAAACCTTGTGAACCCAATAGTTGGAGTGTCAAGTTCCTCGCATGTTTATGAGACTCTGTGCTCtgcaaaaataaattgttatcTTCTGGAAATAGACGTGCTAAGCTCTTCGTGATACCAGGTATACGATTTGTCTTTGCCATCTCCAAATTCAGTTCATTATCCATTGAGATTATAACTTTGCCTCCAAATAAGCTTGTCCGAAAAAGCGGTccatatctatatttatttttcagacAAAAATGACAAAGTAACTTAAGTAAGTTAAAAAACAgtttctaaacaaaacaaaaataagcgAACCTCAAGAGTCTCTTTTTGAGGAAAGTTGAATACTGAAGAGCATCAAGAGGTTTCATGAACTCAATAGTTTCTCCAATGATTGGAAAACCCATCGACCTTGGAGGAAGTTTTTCATTACACTTTGGATTGCTCCATTGATAGATCAAATGGCATAGCTTCACCACTATGAGTGAAACGATCACAATCCATAGCTTATAAATGGCctccatattaatttctttcttttttgtcaactattttggttatatttgttttatggATGAATGTTGCATGAATAAGAGGGAAGAACTCAGGTATTTATAGCAGTGATATCATaggatttcaaattttgttttttggttttcaaagttttttttaatcttattgtttatttgaaagTATTCTCTCAATTAAATAATTTGAGATTATATTCCCTCCCATTTATTCACATGTGAACGTGACCTCATTTACCTTTTGTTATCTAGTCATCTACTTCAtttacattttctaaattttcttcATAAAGAAAGTTCAAAAAGTAAGTTCTGTTAAAAGTCATTGGCTAGCCAGAAAAGAGAAAATCCTAAactttaatttagtttttaaaacaagatcaagaaaaaataaatgcaaataaataGGATGCAACATTTTTGGTTAAAGCAATAAAGATATCAACTGACTTttatatacatacaaatatgAGAGAAATCAGAGATATCAAAGTGTTAAAGCAAAAAGCAAAAAGTCAATTTCTTTGATATCTCCGCCTTCTTCTCCTAAATCGGTTAAAgcaacatttttgaaaaatatatatatacatacaaattatttataatgttcaaataaatcatattaacttatatttattgttaactAGATAAGGGCCCACACGATGTGCgagtttaaaaattgttgaagaaaagaaatcctaaatcttaaacaaatttttaaaagtataaaaagaatttttatttcttgaattaaacatataaataatattagttagagaaaaaatcatatttgtatttaccttcatacacttatttatacttatatatttttaatatattataataattattacaataatttaagctaaattatatcccaccaaaatTTTTACCAATAACTCATCattacgaatattattattgtcaaattttaaaaacttttcacaacttattcacaaaatattttatatgcaaataatttatcaaagcaacatctaattAGTAAGCATGTACAATTTTTCTCTATGTTTTACCATCTTACATTCAAagttattttattgttaaagtatgctctttatcaccacctataaaatattttctgaacaaattaaacaaattttatgttgctttactttcattttagcataattatagttcttataatttctaaaattgttttgtaacataatttctttaaccatgattttttttactccaaagatattttggatgaacaaaaATTATCTACTATATcccaatgattttatgaccaacctaataaaagttgagaaaatgagaaaatttattataaaataacaaaaattaataatttgaaaagtaTAATCACGATGGTATATATGTCTTcgataattcaaatatacaaaataaaaaatttataaacaatccaaaacatgacatatgtcataatcacgttaaggatcgaCGACCTATTTACTCCTCATAAGTATCacattgtaccaaaactacttaAAACTATGACCTCATCTCAGATATTCTCGAATCGTAAATTTTCAACTTATTTCTACCataatcaaaagttctcatatatttctccatattaCCTGGGTTTAAACAATTTACGAACCAAATCGgctagaaaaccacataaattcggtttgaaacaaattttaaaatggtttaccattccaacttcccaaattttaaaatcacttctcaattattcaatcaagcagctcttgttttagtaccggaatcatcaacattattcaaaagagaaaactcTAGTTTTAAGCAGAAACATCAATAACCGActaatcttccaaacttataatccTATTAACTATAGAATCACTTTTTGAAACTCCATCATTGTCTCCATCCTTGATTAAATTAGCGGGCTTTATTTACTTCgattccatttcattgcatctgacTTTCATTGAAGAACCCGCACGAATGAACCCTACATTCGTTTTGAGAGTgagactcgatccctggtgtgctGGTGCCTCTTACAATGGATTTACCAatggccactgcactaaggtcacttcacgaACATACTTATTACGTAGATagaatgttattttcttaattagctgtcctattacgttcaaaaataataattcttttgacataacttacgttattctttttaaatttgttattcactatttattgattaataataatatacatgcttaatgaattactttttttgtttatacatgtcaaaatctagttgagaaaaaatgtataatataattagcgtacaataaaaaatagattaattttgttaatttttctttttgatttaggaattattttaagatataaacatgtaaattttatgtagatttaatgttagctgttttgtaaaataataatttttgacacgtgttaacatctcatcagtatacttgacacgtgtcacgatctggtgagttattaactttgagaaccaagctttatataataagattttaatgaacaaaataatttgtaatatttttataaaatttcagtgttcctttttattttttgaacaaacgGATGATTTCATTCATTATAGTAGAAAGAAACATACATGGGGATATGATTGTTTAAGAACACCATACAAAGGCATTCCCCATATTTAAAAGCAATAAAGATACAATGATAGATATGGATAATCGATACTAGGGGcttgagagctatgaaccaAATTCTAGCTAGCATTTTGGAACCTCTGAGATGCCATGGATGAGAAGATTGCCACTATCTTGAAGCGAAGACGAAGCAGCGTTGAAAAGGCCAAAGCTGAGGATCTCACCGGAATGAGAGTGTCTACTCGAGGTAGAGCTTTGCCAAGGGTTCGAGCATGGTTGAGAGTGCTCTGTTTTCCAGTAAATAGCTGAGTGGTTTCGGTGCTAAGGTTGGATGGGATTTGCTTGAAGAGGTTGCGGTAACCACCACTCCATGGAGTTGAGGTCATAATGTCACTATTCTTCAAGGTTTTAGGAGGGAACTTCATAAAGTTGATGATTTGCAAAGTATAAGGCTTGGTACACATGGGAGGTGACGAGAAGAGGTTGTTGGAACATCGGTAACTACCGCTCCATAGTgatgggatcataatgccgatTTCCTTCAAGCTATCGTCTTTGAGAGTAACATCCCTAGATGATTCTAATAACAGAGTTTTCAAATAATTCTTAAACCAACCTAGCAACATTGGTGACTTAAGATCCAAATGTAGTCTTCGAACAAATGATACCAATAAGCTACACAACACTTGACTAGGATGGGGCAGAGATGAGTTCAGACCAAACCTGGGCTTTATAGGATATGGGGAGAGACTTCTGTATATGGGCCAAAGGGGTGAGCTTAACGGGCCTTTAAGGAACATGTCCATTAAGATAAACCCTAACTCCCCTTTGGTTGGATCGATGGTGATTAGCCTGAGAAGACTGAGCGGCGGCGGTGATGAGTAAATGATAAGATCTGAGAAGAGCTTCGCCGGAGTTTGTGGCTTCAGAGCAAGGAGTAAAACCAAGCTAAGATACCACAAAGGAATTGTGACTGAGGGGACCGAAGTGGAGGATGGTTGGTGGGTTAGGGTTGGACCTTATGCCATTTTAAACACCGGTTTGATATCCGCTGAAACTCGGTAAGAACGGTGGTCGACGAGGGTCACACAA
The Camelina sativa cultivar DH55 chromosome 15, Cs, whole genome shotgun sequence DNA segment above includes these coding regions:
- the LOC104746767 gene encoding cytochrome P450 708A2-like; this translates as MEAIYKLWIVIVSLIVVKLCHLIYQWSNPKCNEKLPPRSMGFPIIGETIEFMKPLDALQYSTFLKKRLLRYGPLFRTSLFGGKVIISMDNELNLEMAKTNRIPGITKSLARLFPEDNNLFLQSTESHKHARNLTLQLLGSQGLKLRILADIDILIRTYMGEEARNGTLDVKETASKIIIECLAKKVMGEMEPEAAKQLALCWRYFPSGWFRFPFNIPGIGVYNMMKARKTMKKLLKEEVLKKRASGEEFGEFFKIIFGENDRGKEIMNMDNVIEYIYTFFLIANETTPRILAVTIKLISENLEVMQELQREHARIVGDKSAKQSGLTWEDYKSMTFTNMVINESLRISTTVPVILRKPDHDIKVGDYTIPAGWNFMGYPSVHFNPEKYEDPLVFNPWRWKGKDVDAILSKNYVPFGAGPRLCVGAYFAKMLMAIFIHHLCSYRWSMKAEITVTRSYMLMFPHGCDVQISRET